Part of the Alphaproteobacteria bacterium genome is shown below.
CCAGGTCGGCTGCACGCTCAATTGCCGCTTCTGCCATACCGGCACGATGCGGCTCGTTCGCAACCTCAATGCCGGCGAGATCGTCGGCCAGGTCATGCTCGCCCGCGACAGCCTCGGCGAATGGCCCTCCCAACCCGAAGGCCGCATGCTCTCCAACATCGTGATGATGGGCATGGGAGAGCCGCTCTACAATTTCGACAATGTCCGCGACGCGCTGAAGATCGTGATGGACGGCGACGGGCTCGGCCTGTCGCGGCGCCGGATCACGCTGTCCACCTCCGGCGTGGTGCCGATGATGGCGCGGGCGGGGGAGGAGATAGGAGTCAACTTAGCCGTCAGCCTTCATGCGGTGACCAAGGAGGTGCGCGACGAGATCGTGCCGCTCAACCGCAAGTTCGGCATCGAGCAGCTGCTGGAAGCCTGCGCCGCCTACCCCGGCGCCAACAATGCGCGCCGGATCACGTTCGAATATGTTATGCTGAAGGACAGGAACGACAGCGACGAGGACGCGCGCGAGCTCGTTCGCCTGATCAAGCGCTACAAGCTTCCGGCCAAGGTCAATCTGATCCCGTTCAACCCCTGGCCCGGCAGCGATTACGAATGTTCGGACGAGGAGCGCATCCGCAGCTTCTCCAACATCGTGTTCGAGGCCGGGATCAGCGCCCCCATCCGCCGCCCGCGCGGGCGCGACATCATGGCCGCCTGCGGGCAGCTGAAATCCGCGGCGGAGAAGAAAAGCCGCGCCGAACTCGACCGTATTGCCGCAGAGAAACAGGCCGCGCTCGCGTAGAAACCGCCGCCGCCGTTACGATTGCCATCCGCCGTCATCCGGCTATTCTGCGCGGCCATGCGGTTACTCGACAAGATGCTGGCTCGGCACGTCCGCAAGGGCGAGCTCACGATCATCGACCATAAGGGCCGTAAGCGCCGCTACGGAGCGCCGGACCCGGAGCTTCGGCCGGTCACCGTAAGGATCGCCGATCGGATGACTCCGCTGCGCGTCGCCCGCGATCCGGCGGTCGGCACCGCAGAGGCCTATATGGACGGGCGGCTGGTGCTCGAGCAGGGCGAGATCCTCGATCTGGTGCTGATCATCCGGCGCAACCGCCGGTGGGAGGATCGCGAAGGCCCGGGCAAGTTCCTGCGCAAGGGCAGCAAGCTGGGCCGGCCGCTCGCCCATCTCAACTGGCGGCGCCAGGCGCGGCGCAACGTCGCCCACCATTACGACATCGGCAACGATTTCTATCGGCTGTGGATGGAAGCCGACATGCAATATAGCTGCGGTTATTTCACCGATCCGGGCAACAGCCTGGAGCAGGCGCAGCTCGACAAGAAGGCGCATCTCGCCTCGAAGCTGTATCTGAAGCCAGGCCAGCGCGTGCTCGACATCGGCTGCGGCTGGGGCGGTCTGGCGCTCTACCTGAACCGCGTCGCCGACGTGGACGTTCTCGGGGTGACGCTGT
Proteins encoded:
- the rlmN gene encoding 23S rRNA (adenine(2503)-C(2))-methyltransferase RlmN, translated to MPIPGLIDPVPVPRPEVAGAGARVNLIGLSKAQIRQALMDAGLDEKQAKLRAKQLWHQIYNRGATAFDAMSDIAKPQRAWLAERFEVARPEVVVEQVSTDGTRKWLLRTPDGHDFEMVFIPDADRGTLCVSSQVGCTLNCRFCHTGTMRLVRNLNAGEIVGQVMLARDSLGEWPSQPEGRMLSNIVMMGMGEPLYNFDNVRDALKIVMDGDGLGLSRRRITLSTSGVVPMMARAGEEIGVNLAVSLHAVTKEVRDEIVPLNRKFGIEQLLEACAAYPGANNARRITFEYVMLKDRNDSDEDARELVRLIKRYKLPAKVNLIPFNPWPGSDYECSDEERIRSFSNIVFEAGISAPIRRPRGRDIMAACGQLKSAAEKKSRAELDRIAAEKQAALA